The following coding sequences lie in one Pseudomonas sp. B33.4 genomic window:
- a CDS encoding DUF3885 domain-containing protein — protein MNLRDEIERTFQGKAFARPLFYSCPGGLRFELSETGGIIEQFLTALRKSTTICSDIFSDAATFVVCLRTHSGSHGFTHRAAIQAFRSAGVNFPPERSVWSEAIDPEEWYCEEEPEYWINIAFEASIASLQTFLWCALAKDFGAIEPNPHCDVYLFNLPKQVMVFPYDDRGMDVVGPNTQLLSQLYKRHNQYLLAYDRSAMDATFAGAR, from the coding sequence GTGAACCTACGAGATGAAATCGAGAGGACTTTTCAAGGCAAAGCCTTTGCCCGACCTCTTTTCTATTCCTGCCCTGGAGGACTGCGTTTTGAGCTCTCCGAAACGGGTGGGATCATTGAGCAGTTCCTGACCGCCCTACGAAAATCGACAACGATCTGCAGCGATATCTTTTCTGACGCGGCAACGTTTGTGGTGTGTCTGCGCACTCACTCAGGCAGCCATGGATTTACTCATCGGGCCGCGATTCAGGCATTTCGATCTGCAGGCGTTAATTTCCCTCCTGAACGCTCAGTCTGGAGCGAGGCGATAGATCCCGAAGAATGGTATTGCGAGGAAGAGCCGGAGTACTGGATCAACATCGCATTCGAAGCATCGATTGCAAGTCTTCAAACATTTCTCTGGTGTGCATTGGCTAAAGATTTTGGCGCTATTGAGCCCAATCCCCACTGTGATGTGTATCTGTTCAATCTGCCGAAACAGGTCATGGTCTTCCCCTACGACGACAGAGGCATGGATGTCGTTGGCCCCAATACACAGCTGCTTTCGCAACTGTACAAACGGCACAATCAGTACCTGCTGGCCTATGACCGCTCGGCCATGGATGCCACGTTCGCAGGGGCGCGTTAA